One window of Paralichthys olivaceus isolate ysfri-2021 chromosome 20, ASM2471397v2, whole genome shotgun sequence genomic DNA carries:
- the fbxl6 gene encoding F-box/LRR-repeat protein 6, with product MDSSAAEASTHSERKDDTAPSTSNKTAPGGDGPKSKKASLKRSAGKIKNAKTKKRKKAPVSRSSQLGYTVHQGEDMLLVISSTTSQYDGSAWKPQKKGGKKKKLAKGKLKAKKIKKKPTVRAKPKPASNPVTNTEEDITVYVPQKAADHRWGESLPEEVLVNIFQMVVVQDGAVPFLCRVGRVCRLWNAAASSPVLWRKVTVGHCWIAPGKTQLPKTEKKIMETFDWLAQNRFSQLRDFSLCHWKKNINYAVEVVSQFCPHLRSLTLSYCTGLTVSAFQSLGLHSRSLQSLNLQNSEYQVDGLLEYLENHGSQIKQIWFTHGLKNDRLLTTITRGCCPELDLLEVNTRLDSKDCELPICIQALQTACPKLKTFRMLNVRPLHKTMRNGADSTSGFPLLEELCIATTSYSYMTDKDLWDILFSSTKLRVLDLRGCSRITPSGLATLPCPELECLFWGQYFSSHIGLSSHKKGLHAVTQKWSRTLQQLDIANQLFSEEDLEIAMSYLAQATEADTLRSLNLSGTRITPPALRSVVGQMSALSYLNLSSCRYLPRGVKRIYRGQEDIRQLLDKLE from the exons ATGGATTCCTCTGCAGCGGAAGCTTCAACccacagtgaaagaaaagacGACACTGCACCAAGCACCTCAAATAAAACCGCTCCAGGAGGAGATGGACCAAAGTCAAAAAAGGCATCTTTGAAGAGGAGCgctgggaaaataaaaaatgcaaaaacaaagaagCGAAAAAAGGCACCAGTCTCCAGGTCTTCCCAACTTGGCTACACTGTCCATCAAGGAGAAGATATGCTTCTGGTCATATCAAGTACCACTTCTCAGTATGATGGTTCAGCCTGGAAGCCTCAAAAGAAGggaggcaaaaagaaaaagctcgCTAAAGGAAAACTAAAAGccaaaaagataaagaaaaaacccACAGTCCGTGCCAAACCTAAACCGGCAAGTAATCCTGTCACCAACACAGAAGAGGACATTACTGTTTATGTGCCACAGAAGGCAGCGGATCACAGATGGGGTGAAAGTCTACCTGAGGAGGTGCTAGTCAATATATTTCAGATGGTGGTCGTTCAAGACGGAGCTGTACCATTCCTATGCAG GGTGGGGAGAGTCTGTCGACTGTGGAACGCCGCAGCCTCCAGTCCGGTGCTGTGGCGTAAAGTAACTGTAGGTCACTGCTGGATTGCACCAGGGAAAACACAGCTCCCTAAAACTGAGAAGAAAATTATGGAGACTTTTGACTGGCTGGCGCAAAACAG ATTTTCTCAGCTACGagacttttctctctgtcactggaAAAAGAACATTAACTATGCAGTAGAG GTTGTTTCGCAGTTCTGCCCTCACCTTCGCTCCCTCACACTCTCTTACTGCACAGGCCTGACAGTGAGTGCCTTCCAAAGCCTTGGTCTGCACAGCCGGTCACTACAGAGCTTAAATCTTCAGAACTCAGAG TATCAGGTTGATGGACTCCTGGAGTACTTGGAGAATCATGGGAGCCAGATCAAGCAGATTTGGTTCACTCATGGACTAAAGAATGACAGACTTCTGACCACCATCACT AGAGGGTGTTGTCCTGAATTGGATTTGCTTGAGGTCAACACAAGGCTCGACAGCAAAGACTGTGAACTCCCCATTTGCATCCAGGCTCTACAGACGGCATGCCCGAAACTCAAG ACCTTCCGTATGCTGAATGTCAGACCTCTGCATAAGACAATGCGTAATGGTGCCGACTCAACGTCAGGGTTCCCGTTGTTGGAGGAGCTTTGCATTGCAACCACATCTTACTCCTACATGACCGACAAAGACTTGTGGGACATTCTCTTCAGCTCCACCAAGCTGCGGGTGCTGGACTTGCGAGGCTGTTCGCGAATAACTCCATCCGGCCTCGCAACATTACCCTGTCCCG AGCTGGAGTGTCTGTTCTGGGGACAGTATTTCAGCAGCCATATCGGGTTGTCCTCACATAAGAAGGGACTTCACGCAGTGACCCAAAAGTGGAGTCGGACTTTGCAACAGCTCGACATTGCAAATCAGCTCTTTAGTGAGGAGGACCTGGAGATAGCAATGAGTTACCTGGCTCAGGCTACAGAGGCGGATACGCTGCGTTCACTAAACCTGAGTGGAACAAGGATCACACCCCCTGCCCTCAG GTCAGTCGTCGGCCAGATGTCTGCTCTTAGCTACCTCAACCTTTCATCCTGCCGTTATCTACCAAGAGGAGTCAAGAGAATTTACCGTGGCCAAGAAGACATTCGCCAGCTGCTGGACAAATTGGAGTAG